CCGGGGAGTCGGGAAGCTCAACCTTGGCCAGTAAGGCGGCCTTCAACCCGACCGCAAAGACCAGATCAGGATTCGACGCGCGAACCCGCCGCCCGAGTGCGCGTGGATCGACGTCGGCTGAATCGACCACGACTTCTTTCAGCGAAGTCTGCCGCGGAACCGAGGATTGAAACCCCTCGACCGCCTGGGTATAGAACAGTTGCTCCGACGACTTCAGGATAACAATGTCCCCGGCGTACGCGTACCCGCTTGTCGCAAAGCACAACGAGGCCAACCCCCAGGCGCTTACTAATGCCATCAGAGACCTCATGGCGACGTTATCCTATCACCGACGTAATTGAGGGCCTAGCTAGGCCTCTCACAGCCGCAACGTCAGCCAACCCATCACCCGGCTGCTTATGACATCCCCCAGCGGATGTTCCCGATGCTGATCGTTCAACGCATTGTAGACGGAGACCGCCATTTCCGCCTTCCGATGCCAAAATCGATATCCGGCCCAGAGATTCACCAGGGTATAGGACGGAAGTTGTTCCGCCGGAACCGCAGAAGCCGGGATGATCCCAAAGTTCGCGAGGGTGGAAAGCTCGGCCCGGACGGGATAAGTGGCCGAGCTGACATAGTGCACCACCGCGCTGAGATTGACACCGTTCTCCCAATCGGCCGTCACGCCCGCATTGGCGGCATGGCGCGGCCCTCCTCGCCGGATGATATCCGTGAACGACTGGTTGATGTCCTGATAAGCATAGGTGGCGAACCCGCGCAGCCAAGAGGCGACCAAGATTTCGAGGCCGACTTCCGCTCCTCGGATATCGGCCACCCCCGGCTGGTTCCGCCATTCTGCCATCCCGGGACCGCTATCGACCGCCGTGATGAGCTTGGAAATATGATTATGAAAGATGGCGGCGCGGGCCCTCAGCCGATGGTGAAAGTACCAGCCCTGGTACTCGGCTTCGTAAGACGTGATCTGCTCAGGATCGGCCTGCGACGTGCCGCGCAGGACATCTGTGGACGAGAATCCGAACAGCGTCGTCGTCGTCAAGACCTCATGGTTCGCCTCGACAAGGGTCGGTGGGCGATAAGCGACCGAGCCGGACAATCTGAAGGTATGGTCTTTGGCTGGCGCATAGAACAACGCCACCCGAGGGCTGTACGTTGGATTAATCCCCGATTGCAGGTCCATCCGCACGCCGCCCACCACCCAGAACTTCTCATGGGGGCGCCACTCGTCCTGCACATAGAGGCCGAAGCGATGTTCTTGTCCGTACTGGAACACCTCAGTGCCCGACAGGGTGTTGTAGCGGTAATTGGCGCCGAGGCTCAGGCGGTGCGTGGTGAAAATCCACGCAGTGTATTGGGAGACAACATCATAGGAGTTGGTCAGAAACGGAATGCCCGTCGTACGCCCGAACCGATCGGACACGGTGAAGATCGGCGCAAGGACCGGATAGGAGCCGTTATTGATCGTCAAATCTTGTTGATTCCAAAACGCCCGAATGAAGAAGTCCGGCCGTTCGTAACTCACGCGGGCATAGCTGATCGTATTCGGACTGTCCACCCGCAGGAAGTCTCCTGAGGCCAAGTCCATCCGGTTGGTATCGACGACCCCGCCCTCGATCCTGATCATGGCGTCCTGGTTCGGATGATAATTAATCAGCCCGTTGAATCGGGATGTGCGCAGGGCCAAGGCGTTTCGATCGCGCCATTGGCTGTTCTGATCGTGGCCAAGGGAGAGACGATACCCGATCTGCTCGTGGCGGTTGGCGTAGACGGCTGCGCTTCGGATCGTGGCGAATTCGCCGGCTCCAGCTTGGATCGTCGCGCCCCTCATCTCCTCCGGCGATTTGGTAATGATGTTCACCACTCCGTCGAAGGCGTTGAATCCGTAGACGGCCGCCGCCGGTCCCTTCACCACCTCGATCTGTTTGATTTCGACCAGCGAGACCGGCAGCGTTTTCCAGGGGATGACGCCCTGTGCATCGATGTAGGCGGAGCGTCCATCGATGAGCAAGAGGATCTTGTTGGCAAACAGTTGATTGTTGCCCCTTGCGCTGACGGCGAATTCTCCGCCGCTTAACTCCATGACCGACATGCCGGGTACGCGCCGGAGCAGGGTAGGAATGTCTGTCGCCCCGGACTGGCGAATGTCTTCCGCCGTGATGACGTAGACGTTGGACGGCGCTTCGGAAATCGGCTGTTCCTTCCACATCGGGGTCACGACCGTCTCCTCTTTAAGAAAATCGATCTCCTGGCGAATCTCATCGGCCAGCAGCGAGGACCGTTCCGGCACGGCAACCCTGGTTTCGGCGGAGCAAGGATCGGGCCAACAACATAACATCAGGCTTGTCAGGGGAGTGACCACAGACACAGTAATGACCAGGTGTGTTTGTATCGCACGGACCCTCAAAGGAGACGCAGGGCAACCCGAAGCCGAGTTTCGTGGCCGCTGTCCATAGAATCGGAAATGATTCAGCATTGAATCAGTTTGGATTCACCCTCGGCGAAATTACACGTATTTGCTGCCCGCCCATCGCCTTGCCGACTGCCCGCCGGAACTCGCAACTACGCTTCTACAGCGCATTCTCAAAATAATACGTACATTTTACCATCCCCACACTCCTGAGGCATACAGCTTGCTTCGAGTCTCTGCCAAAGATCCGTGGGCGATGTGGGCGTGAAGCTTACGAAGTTATGTTGAATGGGATCAACCCTCTTCTCGGAAAGACATCCTATCCGTGACTCTTTCGCTCGCGGACGGCAAGGATCCGTGCCAGAGAGTGAAGGCGAGGATGATCTTGAAGGGCTTCAGGCGGAATCCATCTTGGAACTTCCTGTCAAGCACGAGCCTATTGGCTTGGACCCTGGCCATGCATACAGGATGTGCATGGCATGCTGAATCAGCGGATCACCTGTGGGGACCAACGGTCTTCCGTGTCGCGGGCCCGCCTGAGAGCCAAGCCTTTCTTGCGGAACAAGTCTGGCTGCCGCTGTTGGTTGAAGGTGGAAAACGGTGGGGGATCACCATCGGCTACTTTAGCAAGCTCCTGAGTCTTCCGATGGCCCTGCAGAGCCCAGATGCCACCGCGCAACCAAGACATCCGTTTTCATGGCATTCCCCGGCAGCGATCCCAATCGGAGACTGGAGAATCAGCCCCTTCTATCTCTCGATCGAACGTGAAGTTGAGGCCGAATTCGTGGCGAAACTGGTCATTGGCCTCCAACTCTCAGCCAGCTTCGACAAGGAAGGGTCGAATCTCACCGTCGGTGCGTCACGAACCACCGGTTTTTGGCCACATCCCGATGCGGTCTATCTCTTGGAATTTTGCGGAACCCACCCGCTCGCGCTGCAATTTCTTGTCTGCGATGAGAAGCAGAACGCCTCAATTGATCGGTGCTTAGAGGAGGTTTTCCGATGACTGCCTTCACGTGTCTCCGGATAGTACCAGTCCTCGGCTTGATCGCGTCCGTCTGCGGATCATACGGCTGCAAGGACTATCTCGTCGTCACCACCGCCACGAAGTTCGGGCTGGAGGTCTCGCAGGTGGCCAAAGAGCCTCCCAAGGTCGTAATCGGCTACAAACGCGAGGAAACCGCCATCATCCCAGCCGAACACCGGAATGCAACGGACGACACCATAAAACCAGACGGCACTCATAACACCGATACCTACTCAGTCCTCGCCGAGTTTTGCGTGATGGCAAATCCCTCCCTGTGGGACTTCTTCCAGGGGCTCTCGCCGACCAGTCGCAACGTGCCGGACGGGTTGCAAATTCGGTCATTCTTCGCGACCGGGATGGCGGCAAATAAGGCCGCCGATAGAGTCGAGACACGACACTATTTTCGAGACAACGTTCTCGAACGAACAATCGACAAGCGCAAAGAGAAACGGTGTCTCTAGCCGATATTGATTGCAGAAAGGAATGATGCCATGCGGCTCTCATGCCAGCGCGCACATCGATGGTTACTCATGCTGGGTCCACTGCTGATGACGGCTGGTTGCAACCCTTCCATTTACTTTTCTACCGGCACCACGGTGGGCCTTGAAGCCACTCCACCGACCGGCGAGACGCCCCCAGCCATCACATTTGGTTACAAAAGAGCAGAGTTGGCATTGGTCCCGGTGGTCGAGTTTAACCCGCCGTCCGATGGTCAGGCCAAGCTCACAGCCAAATCATCCGATCTCGGCTGTTCAGAAACCAAGAATGACGCCAAGCCTCACAACCAGACGGGAACCGCCGATACAGGGGGCTCGGGTGATGGCAAGGCGCAACCCCGGCAGACAACAAAGGTCGACGCCTTCTCCGTGTTGGCTGTCTTTCATTTGGCCGTGAACTGGTTCGGGCCGGCCCAGATTGAGCAGCACTTTGCAACCGGCTGCGCGGCGAGAAACCTCATTCATGGATTGACGGAAGAGGAAGAAGACAAGAGGCTTGCGGAGGAAGCGAGGCAGAACCTCAAGGAAGCTGAGGAATTGGTCAAAACCACCACAGAAGGAGCCCAACGGCTCAAGAAACACGCCGAAAAACTTGAAAATGATGCTCGGGAGCTCAAGAAGAAAATTGAAGATGATGCAGGCAAGCTTGCGGGCGAATCCACACAGAAAGAAAAAGAAACACGAGAGAAGAAGCTCAGAGAGTCGGGCGAGAAAGCGAAAGAATGGCAACAAACAGCGGAAAGGCTTAAATCAGAGTTGAACGGTATTAATCGCCTTGAAGAAGCCAAAGACAAGGCCGAGAGCGCTCAACACAAGGCCGAACAGGCAATGAACACAGAAGAGGTTCGTCCCGGCGCCAAACAGACTAAGGAAAGCGCAGAGAAGCTAGTCAGTAATCTCAAAGGCAGTGCGCCGGACGTGGCGGCTCTGATCAAGGATGCGCAGGACACACTCGAAAACGTCCTTACACTCCTCGATCAGGTCAAGGCTAAGGTGCCAGCCAAAGGCACCTCATAGGGGGCGACGGAATATATTCGTTATCAATGCTCATCAAGACCTGAACAGAAAGATAAGAGGGGATACCCCCATGTGGAAGAAACTCTCCATCCTTTGTTGGCTTGTCCTCCCATGCGCCCTGTTCAGCCCGATGCCTGCCTATCCAGGTCATCCACACGTGCAAGAGAATCCTCACGCAGCCCCATGGATCGGCATCGCGCTGTCGGGCGGAGGGATCCGTGCCGCGGCCTTTTCGCACGGGGTCATGCTGGAATTGCGAAAACTGTGCTTGCTTAGATCTCCGCAAGATTCCACAGAAGCAGACAACCACAATGACCACGACACCCCTTCAACGCAATTCTCTCTCTATTACCTCGAAGAGACGGACTACTCGGATGACGACCGTTCGAACCCCTGCGGTCGACACGGAGGCGCCTCTTTCTTGGATAACACCCATTTCCTGTCCGGGGTGTCCGGCGGAGCCATCACCGCCGCCTACTATAAAACCCATCCGGAACGCGTGACCGAATTCGGCCAGTTGCTCAAGGACGCGCGATTGGCGAGTGAACTCTTCTCCGGCAAGAAGAAGACACCCATTTGGCGTCCTCCGGTGATGCTCCTCGCCTCATTGTTCGACACGGTCTTTCAGACCTTTAAGCTCCCAATCATCCCGATCCCTGAGATAGAGGTGGCTCCGTTTGCCACGATGTGGCTCTATGACGGCTTGTTCGAGAGCGAACAGTTGACGCAGGTGTATAACGATCTGTTCCTGGAGGACTATACGTTCGGCGAGCTCGAAAAGCAGACCCACCGTCCCGAGACGCTGACAGAGTCCTTGTTCGGCCACGCGGCCAATACGAAGCGGAATGCCATCGGACGCGCTCACCTGTTGATTCATGCCACCGATATCGCCAACGGCAGAATCTTCACGTTCGACAAGGAGACGTTCGCCTGCCTGGGCGACGTCGAAGCCTTCCGAGACCTCGACCTGGCGGCAGCCGTAGCCGCCTCAAGCAGTCTACCAGGCGTCTTCTCCCCGATGCGGTTGAAATCGCATTTCAAGACGATCGAGGGGGCACGCATTCCCACCAACTGTCCGCTCATTCTGGGCGATCAAGTCCGATCACCTCTATTGGTGGACGGCGGCGTCAGCGACAATTTAGGCGTGACCGGACTGCTCCGAACCATTGTGGAACGGAAAAACGGGATAACCTTTCCACCTGACGAGCGGATGCTAGCAACGGGACGCGGGCTGCCCTTGAACCCAGACGAGATCGTTCGCTCATCTCGATCGACGGTATCCCAAGCTCAGACAACGGAGATCACTACGATCCAGCGGGCGAACCCGAAATCTCAAAAGGCATTCCTGCTCGTCGTCAATGCGGGAGTCAGCTCCACATCCTCGTTACCGAGGTTGGGCGGCCATCTCGACAACAGTTTTGACGTCCTCATGAGAGACCGCACCGACCTTTCCCGCGTGATCGCCGAACATCTGCTGGACAACTTCGGCTTCGGCCTCGTCGAATTGAACATGCGCGATCTCGTCAAGAACAACCGAGTCGTGACCAGAATCGTCAAGGAGGGTTTGGCGATTCAGAACAAGACGAAGTCGACGCCCGAGTCGATTCGCAAGGTCGCACAGGCCTTCGACTTCACCGAGATGGAGCGAAAGGTCCTCAGCGACCTCAATAATATCAGCTTGCTTCCCACCAAGGACGAGATCGATACCTTGATCCTGGCAGGACGGGCCGTGGTGGCGGAACTGTCGGACACCATCAAACACAGGTACGAAGAATTGGCGGATAAACGATTTGAGGCAAGCTGCGACAGCATTATCAATCCGCAACGGAGCTATTGCTGGCCAGCCAGCCTTGAGACGCCACATGTGGTCGCCAACAAGATCGGCGTCCTGCTCGACGTCCTCACCAAGACCGGCGAAGATTTTTCGCGGACCACGGCCGAGAATCGATCCGCTCAACTGGCTCAGATTAAAGAACGCCTATGGGAACTGTACAAGTATGAGACCAGGGCATTGGATCTTTTTGCACAGACTGATAACTCATTCGCGCAATTGAAACGCGACATCGCCTATGATGACTGTGTGCGGTCGGTATTCACAAACCCTCAAGCCGCTCCTAGTTGCGAACCTGAGCGGATTACAAAACATCGCTTAGGCAGCATTAACCCAACTCTTACACCGCTGGAAGCGGCTCTTGACGGCAACGTCCTGCCTAACCAGGATCGCAATGATTATCTTTCGTTACTATTCAAACAAAATGCCGACTTCAAGCAAAATGCCGACCTCGCCGAGTTGAAGAACAAGAAGCAAGAGTTGGATAATTGGGCAGCCAAATTCGCAGCACAGCTATCAACTATCGCAAATGATCCGGAGAAGCTGGGGAAGCCTCCTTGGCAGGAATCGCCTTGGTATGACTACCTCCTTGCCAGGCTCTCGATGCTGCAGGAGAAAACGATGGAAGGCTTTCATTACCTCTATCGAGGCGCCACCGCCTTTCCAGACGATACCAACCTCTCGTTCCTGCTGGGCTATTACGCCATTCACGTGAACCGCGACTTTCATGGGGGCCTGAAACACTTGTTTCAAGCCAGAGAAAAGGCCGAAGACAGAAAGAAGCGGATCGAATGGCTTCCCGTTGCTTCTCCGCAAGTGGGAGAGAAGACGGACTGGAAGATTGCCACCCAAGAGCGTTTCGCAAGAGCTGAAGACTATTTCATGCTGCAATATGCCAAGTATGTTGCCCTATCTCCGTTTCCAGTTGAAGGCCGCGCCGAGTTTGTGACTGGCGAGGAGGTGGATGCCTGGCTCAATCGTACCTTTCCTGATGGCCATGGCGGCAATGCGTTCTCGACTCTAGCCCTGCTCGCGGAGCAGACAAGAGAACGTCACAAAACGGATATAACAGTTGCGTGGTGCGGCGTGACTCACAGACTCGACAGATTGTCTCTCCCTATGGAAGTCAGGCAGGCCATCAAAGCCTTCCTCGCTCATTTTGGTCACTTCGAATGTCAACAGAACGATGACAGCCCGCTTCTCGGCGACCCCCTGCTCATTGACGAACACGTCCGTTTCCAGGATGCACCTTGTGGAGATGTGAACGACCACAACACAGTCGTGAGCATCGATTCAAGGAATGCCAAAGCGGTTTGTGAGGCATTTGCGAAGCTCCGGCACAGTGTTCGACAGCTTTTGGCTCCCAGGACCGCCTTAAACTATGCTCGGGCGCAGGCCCGGAGGATCTATGAATCTTTTTCGAAGCAAGAACAGTCTCAATCAGACCAAGAGGTTACATCCCAAGAGGTTACATCGCCTCACTACCTTTATCTCTGGCAGCGCGCTGACGTCTACGGGTTGGTCGTTCTGATCCATGCCGTTCAAAAAGATTGTCCACAGCGGGCAGAAGACGTGCGAACCGCACGGCGACTGTTTCATGTTGCTCGCGCCTCCGTTCCTGATGATCGACGGCTGAACAGGGATGCAGACGTCATCAATGGCGTAAAAACGCGGATCGACCACCTCATCACACTTACGAAGGGTCTCAGTTGCGGTAGGAATGGGGACCTGTGACGCATTTTCGAAACTGCGGACGAACTCTCTAGGATATGTGGCAAGGGATCGCACCCTGAACCAGCCATGACGGCAGAATCATCCTGCCAACCCTGCCTGAGCGCTTATGTCTTACGCCGCGGATGGCCGACGCGAAGACCGGGAAAGCGGTGGTAGTCGCAGTCCGTCGTGATCTACTCGCTTCCGCTCTTGATGGCCAGCGCGGGCAAAAAACGCTTCTGGCAAGGACAAACTGATCTGCACCGAAAACTTGTTCCAGCCGCTGCACCCTGTGTTGTATGTCTCCGGATAGCATGGCCTGGAGAGGTAGACCTCGTGCCTCTCCGTTCTCGGGTTGCAGGACCTCTTGTATCGGACTATACTGGTCATTATTCAATGATCTTGGAGATCTCTTCATGAAGCGTGCGGCTGTGTCCACGATTAAAGCAACATTCAGTGCGTGCCTGGCGAAAGTAAAAGCCGGCGAAGAGCTGTTGGTGATGGAGCGCGGCAAGCCGGTTGCTAAGTTGGTGCCGATTCCGAAAGACGCAAGTGGAGAGGCGACCGCTATGCAGTTGCGGGAGTTATCGCGTGCGGGCCTTGTGCGAGCGGGAACAGGGAAGTTGCCTCCGAACTTTTGGAAAATGGCCAGACCGCGGGACAAGAGAGGACGAGCCCTTGCGGCTCTGGTGGCTGACCGCGCCGAGGGACGGTGAAGTTCTGGGATGCCTCCGCTCTGATTCCGCTCTGCCTGCATGAGCGGCACTCGTCCGCGCTCAAACGGCTTGCCCAGGAGGATGAGGCGCTTGTCGCCTGGTGGGGATCACCGGTGGAGTGCCTTTCGGCGTTTGCCCGTCTTCGGCGGGAGGCGACGCTTAGTGAGGTCGAGGAAGAGCAAGCGGGCTTGATCTTGCGGACGATTCAAAGGACCTGGACAGAAGTGGAGCCGGCGAATGTGGTGCGCGAACAGGCGAGCCGTGTCTTACGTCTTCATCCCTTGCGAGCCGCAGACGCGCTGCAACTGGCAGCGGCATTGGTGTGGAGTCAGGGCGATCCGCTGCAGCGCGAGTTCATTTGCCTCGATCAACGGCTGAGAGAAGCGGCCCGGCGAGAGGGGTTTACTGTCTTGCCGAAAATGTGAGTAGATGGTTGGCCGGACTCTGGCCGTCGACCCACACCGCAATAAACGCACACAGCAACTCTCTTGCCTTACTCCCATCAGTTTGATATGGTTTTCCATACTATGAAGACGACCTTGAACATCGACGATACCATTATGGCTCAACTCAAGCGCGAGGCGGCCAAACAGCGCCGTACGATGTCCGAGTTGGTCGAGATGGCATTACGCCTGCTCTTTCAGACTCAGAAACCCCGGCGGCCCCTTCCTCCATTACCGTCCTTCAAGAGCGGCGGATACCTGGTGGATATCGCCGACCGTGAAGCGCTGTATCAAGCCATGGAAGGGCGGTAGTGTTCGTTGTCGATACCAATGTGC
The DNA window shown above is from Nitrospira tepida and carries:
- a CDS encoding ribbon-helix-helix protein, CopG family, which codes for MKTTLNIDDTIMAQLKREAAKQRRTMSELVEMALRLLFQTQKPRRPLPPLPSFKSGGYLVDIADREALYQAMEGR
- a CDS encoding TonB-dependent receptor plug domain-containing protein, coding for MPERSSLLADEIRQEIDFLKEETVVTPMWKEQPISEAPSNVYVITAEDIRQSGATDIPTLLRRVPGMSVMELSGGEFAVSARGNNQLFANKILLLIDGRSAYIDAQGVIPWKTLPVSLVEIKQIEVVKGPAAAVYGFNAFDGVVNIITKSPEEMRGATIQAGAGEFATIRSAAVYANRHEQIGYRLSLGHDQNSQWRDRNALALRTSRFNGLINYHPNQDAMIRIEGGVVDTNRMDLASGDFLRVDSPNTISYARVSYERPDFFIRAFWNQQDLTINNGSYPVLAPIFTVSDRFGRTTGIPFLTNSYDVVSQYTAWIFTTHRLSLGANYRYNTLSGTEVFQYGQEHRFGLYVQDEWRPHEKFWVVGGVRMDLQSGINPTYSPRVALFYAPAKDHTFRLSGSVAYRPPTLVEANHEVLTTTTLFGFSSTDVLRGTSQADPEQITSYEAEYQGWYFHHRLRARAAIFHNHISKLITAVDSGPGMAEWRNQPGVADIRGAEVGLEILVASWLRGFATYAYQDINQSFTDIIRRGGPRHAANAGVTADWENGVNLSAVVHYVSSATYPVRAELSTLANFGIIPASAVPAEQLPSYTLVNLWAGYRFWHRKAEMAVSVYNALNDQHREHPLGDVISSRVMGWLTLRL
- a CDS encoding patatin-like phospholipase family protein, whose product is MWKKLSILCWLVLPCALFSPMPAYPGHPHVQENPHAAPWIGIALSGGGIRAAAFSHGVMLELRKLCLLRSPQDSTEADNHNDHDTPSTQFSLYYLEETDYSDDDRSNPCGRHGGASFLDNTHFLSGVSGGAITAAYYKTHPERVTEFGQLLKDARLASELFSGKKKTPIWRPPVMLLASLFDTVFQTFKLPIIPIPEIEVAPFATMWLYDGLFESEQLTQVYNDLFLEDYTFGELEKQTHRPETLTESLFGHAANTKRNAIGRAHLLIHATDIANGRIFTFDKETFACLGDVEAFRDLDLAAAVAASSSLPGVFSPMRLKSHFKTIEGARIPTNCPLILGDQVRSPLLVDGGVSDNLGVTGLLRTIVERKNGITFPPDERMLATGRGLPLNPDEIVRSSRSTVSQAQTTEITTIQRANPKSQKAFLLVVNAGVSSTSSLPRLGGHLDNSFDVLMRDRTDLSRVIAEHLLDNFGFGLVELNMRDLVKNNRVVTRIVKEGLAIQNKTKSTPESIRKVAQAFDFTEMERKVLSDLNNISLLPTKDEIDTLILAGRAVVAELSDTIKHRYEELADKRFEASCDSIINPQRSYCWPASLETPHVVANKIGVLLDVLTKTGEDFSRTTAENRSAQLAQIKERLWELYKYETRALDLFAQTDNSFAQLKRDIAYDDCVRSVFTNPQAAPSCEPERITKHRLGSINPTLTPLEAALDGNVLPNQDRNDYLSLLFKQNADFKQNADLAELKNKKQELDNWAAKFAAQLSTIANDPEKLGKPPWQESPWYDYLLARLSMLQEKTMEGFHYLYRGATAFPDDTNLSFLLGYYAIHVNRDFHGGLKHLFQAREKAEDRKKRIEWLPVASPQVGEKTDWKIATQERFARAEDYFMLQYAKYVALSPFPVEGRAEFVTGEEVDAWLNRTFPDGHGGNAFSTLALLAEQTRERHKTDITVAWCGVTHRLDRLSLPMEVRQAIKAFLAHFGHFECQQNDDSPLLGDPLLIDEHVRFQDAPCGDVNDHNTVVSIDSRNAKAVCEAFAKLRHSVRQLLAPRTALNYARAQARRIYESFSKQEQSQSDQEVTSQEVTSPHYLYLWQRADVYGLVVLIHAVQKDCPQRAEDVRTARRLFHVARASVPDDRRLNRDADVINGVKTRIDHLITLTKGLSCGRNGDL
- a CDS encoding type II toxin-antitoxin system Phd/YefM family antitoxin, with translation MKRAAVSTIKATFSACLAKVKAGEELLVMERGKPVAKLVPIPKDASGEATAMQLRELSRAGLVRAGTGKLPPNFWKMARPRDKRGRALAALVADRAEGR